GTTCATATTTACTTATTCTTTTGTTTTCTCACAAAAAAGTAAGATAACTAAACATGAATTATTTTTTAAAAAAATAAAAAAACTAAGTACATCTGAAATAAATTTCAATAAAACAATTCATTTTTTCTCATTACAAAACTGGGATTCGGTATTAGTTTACTCCTCTAAAACTTTAGTTTTTAATAAAAACAAAAGACTTTTAAACTATTGTCATTACATGAGAGGCTATGGTTTTATGAAAAAAAAGTTATTTAATGAAGCCCAAAAAGAATATGGGCTAATTTCTAATGATTTCATTTTTTACTATAAGATAATTAGAAATTTGGGGGGTATTGCTATAGAACAAAGCAAATTTAAAAAAGCCGTTAAATATTTTAACGTATTAAATAATCTTTCAAAAGATAGTGTATATGATTTTAAAAAAAGCTCTGTTATTCATGATTTAGGTATTAGTTATTTTCACCTATCCAAATTTAAGAAAGCTGAAGAACTTTTATTAAGAAGCCTTTCACTTCAAAAAGAAGAAAAAGACACTGTTCTGTTAATAGGCTCGTATATGGATGTTGCTAATGTATATTATGAGCAGTATAAAGATGATTTAGCTATTCCTTATTATGAAAAAGCCTATCAACTCTCTAAAAAAACAAACTCTTTTTCTGCAAAAAGAAAGGCTTCATTAAACATGGCTATCGTTGAAGAGAATAGAAAAAATTTGACGAAAGCTTTGGTTTATAGAAAAGAGTTCGAAAAATGGAAAGATTCACTAAATAACCAACAAAAAATTTGGGGCATAGCACAAATTGAAAAACGACTAGCAATAACTCAAAAACAAAAAGAAATAAACTTTTTAGAATCTGAAAATAAGGTAAAAATACTTGAAAGAAATAGTTTTATTCTATTTTCTTTTTTACTACTACTAATAATACTAGCTGGCGTATATATTTATTCCCAGCAAAAAAAAGTAACTAAGATTATTACTTTTCAAAAAGAAGAATTAAATAACTTAAACAAAACTAAAGACAAACTTTTCTCTATTGTTAGTCACGACTTACGATCTTCGGTTAACTTACTTCAAAAAAGTAATTCAACGCTTTTACATCAAATACAAGTTCGTAATTATGATGCTTTAGATACTATAGTTACTAAAAATGCAGCTATTGCCAATAGCTCTTATAATTTATTAGAAAACCTATTACATTGGGCTACGTTACAAACTAAGCAATTATATTTTCATATAGAATCTATTGATTTATTTTCTGCAATGCAACAAACTGCATTCAACTATCAACCCTTATTTGATAATAAAAAAATAACTTTTAAAAATAAAATAACACCTGCCTCTTTTATTTTAGCAGATTTAGACTCTCTTAAAATTATTATTCGTAATTTATTAGATAATAGCATCAAATTCAACAAAGTAGAAGGTTTTATTTCTGTATACAACTACCCTAAAGGTACTAAACATGAATGTTTCGTTGTTGAGGATTCTGGCATAGGAATGAGTCCAGGAATTATTAAGGAATTATTAAAAAAAACCTCTTTACTAAGTAAAAAGAATAATCAAGAAGATATTGGAACTGGTTTGGGTATTCAATTATGTAAAACACTTATATTAAAAAATCATGCTACACTTGAAATTGAGAGTACTATAAATAAAGGAACTAAAATGATTATTACATTCCCAAAATCTATTTAATAATGGAGACTATAAATATTTTAATTATTGAAGACAACAGTGAAGTGGCTTCAGATCTTGAAAACACATTAGATAAAAACGGAT
This genomic stretch from Tenacibaculum sp. Bg11-29 harbors:
- a CDS encoding HAMP domain-containing sensor histidine kinase, which produces MKKKLFNEAQKEYGLISNDFIFYYKIIRNLGGIAIEQSKFKKAVKYFNVLNNLSKDSVYDFKKSSVIHDLGISYFHLSKFKKAEELLLRSLSLQKEEKDTVLLIGSYMDVANVYYEQYKDDLAIPYYEKAYQLSKKTNSFSAKRKASLNMAIVEENRKNLTKALVYRKEFEKWKDSLNNQQKIWGIAQIEKRLAITQKQKEINFLESENKVKILERNSFILFSFLLLLIILAGVYIYSQQKKVTKIITFQKEELNNLNKTKDKLFSIVSHDLRSSVNLLQKSNSTLLHQIQVRNYDALDTIVTKNAAIANSSYNLLENLLHWATLQTKQLYFHIESIDLFSAMQQTAFNYQPLFDNKKITFKNKITPASFILADLDSLKIIIRNLLDNSIKFNKVEGFISVYNYPKGTKHECFVVEDSGIGMSPGIIKELLKKTSLLSKKNNQEDIGTGLGIQLCKTLILKNHATLEIESTINKGTKMIITFPKSI